The Candidatus Bathyarchaeia archaeon DNA segment TGCTGCTAATTGTTTTCCAAAATCCATTATTTCCGCTAAACTTGGCATATGTTCATAGCCTAACCGAAGCCTAGAAAATCCCACATGCATGTAAGCTTTCGGTTCAATATAGGTTGGATTAGCTTTCGCAACAAGTTTAGCGTAACCTTCAATGTTTTTCATGTTTAAACCACGCACCGACGTTATCCGAATTACAGTGGGACATTTAAAACTAGGCAAAAGCGCTAATGTCTCATTCACTTTTTCCCATGCTTTGGGAATCTGTGGACGGCAAACATTCTTGAATGATTCTTCATCCGGAGCGCAAACAGAAATGTAAAGCTGTGTTGGCTCTTCACTTAATTTTGCCAACGCTGAGGGCACGGTTCCATTAGAAACGAGAAAAGTAGTGAACCCTCTCCTGTGAAAAGCCCTAATTAGTTCTCCGATGTTGTTGTAGAGTGTAGGCTCTCCAGTCAAGCTTATCGCGGCGTGTCTTGGAGTTAGGGCTTCCCTGAATTTGCGTTTGTTAGCTTTTGGATTGCCTTTGTATCCGCTTAAAATTTTAAGTTGCGCCTTGATGCTTCCGTCAACAATTTCTTCTGGTAAATCCCCTGGCGGTAGCTTCATTTCGTTCCATGTAATTTGCAAATCGTCAGTTTGGGCTCTCCAACAAAAGAGACATTGCTGAGTGCAGAAAAACGCTGCTGGCGTCATTTGTATGCACTGATGTGTTTTTATGCCGTAGAATTTCTGTTTATAACATGGCCTATCGTGAACTAGTGTTTCGTAAAGCCATCTGCATCTTTTGACGGCTGAGTGGCGACCGACAAAGTGGTATTTCTGTTTTTTCATAGCTTGTATGAGTGCTGAGGGAACTAAAGTTTCCAAGCATGTCACTTCTCTGTGCTATTCTGTGCCATAGAAATATGAAGTTAGAATTGTTAAATAAAAACAGTTCATCATTTAAGGCAGTATTCAATCTT contains these protein-coding regions:
- the twy1 gene encoding 4-demethylwyosine synthase TYW1, whose amino-acid sequence is METLVPSALIQAMKKQKYHFVGRHSAVKRCRWLYETLVHDRPCYKQKFYGIKTHQCIQMTPAAFFCTQQCLFCWRAQTDDLQITWNEMKLPPGDLPEEIVDGSIKAQLKILSGYKGNPKANKRKFREALTPRHAAISLTGEPTLYNNIGELIRAFHRRGFTTFLVSNGTVPSALAKLSEEPTQLYISVCAPDEESFKNVCRPQIPKAWEKVNETLALLPSFKCPTVIRITSVRGLNMKNIEGYAKLVAKANPTYIEPKAYMHVGFSRLRLGYEHMPSLAEIMDFGKQLAAETGYLIIDKSAESRVVLLSRIKKPIRFSDG